A single genomic interval of Dromiciops gliroides isolate mDroGli1 chromosome 1, mDroGli1.pri, whole genome shotgun sequence harbors:
- the ZSWIM4 gene encoding zinc finger SWIM domain-containing protein 4 has translation MDPPAAKRSRGCSGGSEEREAGAGRGGRSRVETLLDLSAKRVAETWAFEQVEERFSRVPEPVQKRIVFWSFPRSEREICMYSSLGYQPPEGEHDSRVPFNRGLHLLQTGAVDRVLQVGFHLSGNVTEPAGPSEPERLYHVSISFDRCKITSVSCGCDNRDLFYCAHVVALSLHRIRHARQVELRLPISETLSQMNRDQLQKFVQYLISAHHTEVLPTAQRLADEILFLGSEINRVHGAPDPTAGAGIEDANCWHLDEEQIQEQVKQLLSNGGYYGASKQLQSMFNKVREMLRMRDSNGARMLILMTQQFLEDPRLALWRQQGAGMTDKCRQLWDELGALWVCVVLSPHCRPEERTGWLQQLKQWDELSVCPLEEGNYSFEGIAGPSLQSSSPPRPATTRHTVFGRALQAGELRWGDPHLQKILASDYYGPGLKTSGGSGGDKLSFDPQGRPLWLGEPFPTACARVDALRSHGYPREALRLACAVVHTLRLQRRHQLESYKQQKKELLQKGSTSITNVEGWVGHPLEPISCLCRAFLEACRMDDQGLGLYPDPASEKRKSTYQHMTVPGNPGESYLALALEVALLGLGQQRAMPEGLYAQDKVVRSEEQLLALLDEVQLDERLVQGLRKQAALLLDGGPFSGFGEVLFRESVPMHTFARFLFTALLPHDPDLAYRLALRAMRLPVLETVLPAGDLLHHNPLDSMMTNRFPRWFILGHLETRQCELASTMLTAAKGDPKWLHTVLGSIQQNIHSPALLFKLAQDACKTATPANAPPDTTLLNISLELGLQVMRMTLNTVTWRRREMVRWLVSCATEIGAQALMNIMQNWYSLFTPIEATTIVAVTGTTHATLLRLHLDFARREELCGCARTLALQCAMKDPQNCALPALTLCEKNHAAFEAAYQIVLDAAAGGMGHSHLFTVARYMEHRGLPLRAYKLATLALTHLSIAFNQDSHPAVNDVLWACSLSHSLGRNELSAIVPLIIQSVQCAPMLADILHRWTLSSPGLGPLGGRRGAGATKPLATDRAPLCQLLDAAVAAYVTTTHSRLTHISPRHYGEFIEFLGKARETFLLAPDGHLQFAQFLDNLKQTYKGKKKLMLLVRERFG, from the exons ATGGACCCTCCGGCTGCCAAGCGGAGCCGGGGCTGCTCTGGGGGGTCGGAGGAGCGAGAGGCCGGGGCCGGACGCGGCGGCCGAAGCCGGGTCGAGACGCTGCTGGACCTCAGCGCCAAGCGAGTAGCCGAAACCTGGGCCTTCGAGCAG GTGGAAGAGCGGTTCTCCCGGGTGCCTGAGCCTGTACAGAAACGGATCGTTTTCTGGTCTTTCCCACGAAGTGAGAGGGAGATATGCATGTACTCCTCCCTGGGCTACCAGCCGCCCGAAGGCGAGCATGACTCTCGAGTGCCCTTCAATCGAGGGCTGCACCTCCTGCAGACTGGAGCTGTGGACAGAGTGCTGCAAGTGG GTTTCCACCTGAGTGGAAATGTGACGGAGCCCGCAGGCCCCAGTGAGCCAGAGCGTCTCTACCACGTGTCCATCAGCTTCGACCGCTGCAAGATCACCTCAGTGAGCTGTGGCTGTGACAACCGCGATCTCTTCTACTGCGCCCATGTGGTGGCGCTGTCCTTGCACCGCATCCGCCATGCCCGCCAGGTGGAGCTTCGGCTGCCCATCTCAGAGACCTTGTCCCAGATGAACAGGGACCAGCTGCAGAAGTTTGTCCAGTATTTGATCAGCGCCCACCACACCGAGGTGCTGCCCACTGCCCAGCGCTTAGCCGATGAGATCCTCTTCCTGGGGTCCGAGATCAACCGCGTCCATG GTGCCCCTGACCCCACGGCAGGGGCCGGCATTGAAGATGCCAACTGCTGGCACCTGGACGAGGAGCAGATCCAGGAGCAGGTCAAGCAGCTGCTCTCCAATGGTGGCTACTATGGTGCTAGCAAACAGTTGCAGTCTATGTTCAATAAG GTTCGGGAGATGCTGCGGATGCGGGACTCCAATGGGGCAAGGATGCTGATCCTCATGACCCAGCAGTTCCTGGAGGACCCTCGACTGGCCCTCTGGCGGCAGCAGGGCGCAGGCATGACGGACAAGTGCCGGCAGCTGTGGGATGAGTTAG GAGCCCTCTGGGTGTGTGTGGTGCTGAGTCCCCATTGTCGGCCCGAGGAGCGGACAGGCTGGCTTCAGCAGCTGAAACAGTGGGATGAACTGAGCGTCTGCCCGCTGGAAGAAGGCAACTATTCCTTTGAGGGGATTGCTGGGCCCTCCCTGCAGTCTAGCTCTCCCCCCAGGCCAG CAACCACTCGCCATACGGTATTTGGACGTGCCCTGCAAGCTGGAGAACTGCGCTGGGGGGACCCTCACCTCCAGAAGATCCTGGCCAGCGACTACTACGGGCCAGGCCTCAAGACCAGTGGTGGCAGTGGGGGTGACAAGCTGAGCTTTGACCCCCAGGGCCGCCCCCTCTGGTTGGGTGAACCCTTCCCCACCGCCTGTGCCCGTGTGGATGCTCTGCGCTCCCACGGCTATCCCCGGGAGGCCCTGCGCCTGGCATGTGCCGTGGTCCACACTCTCAGGCTACAACGGCGCCATCAGCTGGAGAGTTACAAGCAGCAGAAGAAAG agCTGCTCCAGAAAGGCTCCACCAGCATCACCAATGTGGAGGGATGGGTGGGTCACCCGCTCGAGCCCATCAGCTGCCTCTGCAGGGCCTTCTTGGAGGCCTGTCGTATGGATGACCAGGGTCTTGGCCTCTACCCAG ATCCAGCCTCTGAGAAGCGCAAGTCTACCTACCAGCACATGACAGTTCCTGGCAACCCTGGTGAATCCTACTTGGCCCTGGCCCTGGAAGTAGCGCTGCTGGGCCTTGGGCAGCAGCGGGCCATGCCCGAGGGACTCTATGCTCAGGACAAGGTTGTCCGCAGCGAGGAGCAGCTCCTGGCCCTCCTGGATGAGGTGCAGCTGGACGAGAGGCTGGTGCAGGGCCTGCGCAAGCAGGCAGCCCTCCTACTAGATG GGGGACCCTTCAGTGGCTTTGGGGAGGTGTTGTTCCGAGAGAGCGTGCCCATGCACACTTTTGCCCGTTTCCTCTTCACGGCCCTGCTACCCCATGACCCTGACCTGGCATACCGCCTTGCTCTCCGTGCTATGAG gCTGCCAGTGCTCGAGACGGTGCTACCTGCTGGGGACCTTCTCCACCACAACCCACTAGACTCTATGATGACCAATCGCTTTCCCCGCTGGTTCATCCTTGGCCACCTGGAGACTCGCCAGTGTGAGCTGGCCTCTACCATGCTGACAGCAGCTAAAG GGGACCCCAAGTGGCTGCACACAGTTCTGGGCTCCATCCAGCAGAACATCCACTCTCCAGCCCTACTCTTCAAGCTGGCCCAAGATGCCTGCAAGACAGCCACACCAGCCAACGCGCCCCCAGACACCACCTTGCTCAACATCTCCCTGGAACTGGGCCTACAG GTGATGCGGATGACTCTGAACACTGTGACGTGGCGCCGCAGAGAGATGGTACGCTGGCTTGTCAGCTGCGCCACAGAGATTG GTGCCCAGGCCCTAATGAATATCATGCAGAACTGGTACTCCCTCTTCACACCCATCGAGGCCACCACGATCGTAGCTGTGACAGGCACCACCCATGCCACCCTTCTGCGCCTTCACCTGGACTTTGCCCGTCGAGAAGAGCTCTGTGGCTGTGCCAGGACCCTGGCCCTTCAGTGTGCTATGAAGGACCCCCAGAACTGCGCCCTGCCCGCTCTGACTCTCTGCGAGAAGAACCACGCCGCCTTTGAGGCCGCCTACCAGATTGTACTTGACGCAGCAGCAGGCGGCATGGGCCACTCCCACCTCTTCACTGTGGCCCGCTACATGGAGCACCGCGGCCTTCCGCTGAGGGCCTACAAACTGGCCACACTGGCCCTGACCCACCTGAGCATCGCCTTCAACCAGGACAGCCACCCAGCTGTCAATGATGTGCTGTGGGCCTGCTCCCTGAGCCATTCCCTGGGCAGGAATGAGCTGTCAGCCATCGTCCCGCTCATCATCCAGAGCGTGCAGTGTGCGCCTATGCTCGCGGACATCCTGCACCGCTGGACCCTGAGCTCCCCCGGCCTTGGCCCTCTGGGTGGTCGCCGAGGCGCAGGCGCCACCAAGCCCCTGGCCACAGACCGGGCTCCTCTCTGCCAGCTGCTAGATGCAGCTGTGGCAGCCTACGTCACCACCACCCACTCCCGACTAACACACATCAGCCCCCGACACTACGGTGAGTTCATCGAGTTCCTGGGCAAGGCCCGGGAGACCTTCCTGCTGGCCCCTGATGGCCACTTGCAGTTTGCCCAATTCCTTGACAACCTCAAACAGACctacaaagggaagaaaaagctGATGCTTCTGGTCCGGGAGCGCTTTGGCTGA
- the C1H19orf53 gene encoding leydig cell tumor 10 kDa protein homolog, translating into MAQGKQKFQARRPAKKASAAAASSACRGPKKGGRVIAPKKARVIQQRKLKKDLEVGIRKKIEHEVMMKASTSLPKKLALLKAPEKGAKKKESGGKN; encoded by the exons GGAAGCAGAAGTTTCAGGCCCGGAGGCCTGCCAAGAAGGCATCGGCGGCGGCCGCTTCTTCGGCCTGCCGGGGCCCGAAGAAAGGCG ggcgAGTCATAGCCCCCAAAAAGGCCCGGGTGATCCAGCAGCGGAAACTAAAGAAG GACCTGGAGGTTGGCATCCGAAAGAAGATTGAACATGAGGTTATGATGAAAGCCAGCACCAGCTTGCCCAAGAAACTGGCCCTGCTGAAGGCCCCAGAGAAGGGGGCCAAGAAAAAGGAATCTGGTGGCAAGAATTAA